Proteins from a genomic interval of Rosa chinensis cultivar Old Blush chromosome 2, RchiOBHm-V2, whole genome shotgun sequence:
- the LOC112186626 gene encoding suppressor of RPS4-RLD 1 → MRRNEQSTRSCEPVRERERERERERRKPSAAARSVRVYSLRPPQMAAISERVELAKLCSSRDWSKAIRVLDSLLNQSSSIQDICNRAFCYSQLELHKHVVKDCDRALQLDPALLQAYILKGRAFSALGRKEDAVLVWEQGYEHALRQSADLQQLLELKELLSIAERDKSGHENHVTEVVSATLVSESTPHANGISSETCTDQSNLSDQSQLHSESTISSEVHSKSNDNICNGEVDKARGKKKLDSQMNGNHDSFSESPITSEVQSKSNEIRCNGIGGKARGKKKFDSQMNENHDIEGKLSNDSEACNDLSDRCNKLPMICSKSSDLAETPPTPPKLSNKSDIRDESKRNKKFCFTRVSKTKSISVDFRLSRGIAEVNEGKYPHAISIFDQILKEDPNYPEALIGRGTAYAFQRELMAAIADFTKAMETNPSAAEAWKRRGQARAALGEFTEAIEDLSKALEFEPNSADILHERGIANFKFKDFYTAVEDLSACVKLDKDNTSAYTYLGLALSSIGEYKRAEEAHLKAIQLDRNFLEAWVQLTQFYQDMANPNKAFECLQQALQIDGRFAKAYHLRGLLLHGMGEHSKAIKELSTGLSIESANIECLYLRASCYHAIGEYKPAVKDYDAVLDLELDSREKFVLQCLAFYQKEIALYTASKLNSEFVWFDIDGDIDSLFKEYWCKRLHPKNVCEKVYRQPPLRESLKKSKLKKLDFSVTKQSTTLLQAADCIGKKIQYDCPGFLPNRRQHRMAGLAAIEVAQKVSKAWRSFQAEWKYSIKSTSKNGKRPRRRERINLPSQNRGGAGCSTSTSSDSTSYGITQSKSTGRFMMSWHDVYSVAVKWRQISEPCDPVVWINKLSEEFNAGFGSHTPIILGQAKVVRYFPNFERTFDVAKTIMKERKYVHNKLDGLIDLSGKLQDVMHAKSCADLYRAVGEDFWLATWCNSTAFEGKYLEGTRITLVKLPEQGYDFAIRTPCTPSRWDEFDAEMAMAWEDICNAYCGENYGSTDFNVLEKVRDAILRMTYYWYNFMPLSRGSAAAGFVVMLGLLLAANMEFTGAIPQGLQVDWEAILNVDPNSFVDSIKSWLYPSLKVTSSLKDYPDVGSTLQTTGSVVAALSTYND, encoded by the exons ATGCGAAGAAACGAACAAAGCACCAGAAGCTGTGAgcctgtgagagagagagagagagagagagagagagagagaagaaaaccgAGTGCCGCTGCTCGATCCGTCCGAGTCTACTCGCTCCGGCCACCGCAAATGGCAGCAATCTCCGAGCGAGTCGAGCTCGCCAAGCTCTGCAGCTCGCGCGACTGGTCCAAGGCAATCCGAGTCCTCGACTCGCTCCTCAACCAGTCCTCTTCAATCCAGGACATCTG CAACAGAGCCTTCTGTTACAGCCAATTGGAGCTGCACAAGCATGTGGTCAAGGATTGTGATAGGGCGCTTCAGCTCGACCCCGCGCTGCTTCAAGCTTACATCCTCAAAG GTCGTGCATTTTCTGCTCTTGGAAGGAAAGAGGATGCTGTTTTGGTTTGGGAGCAAGGGTATGAGCATGCATTGCGTCAGTCTGCAGATCTGCAGCAATTGCTAGAGCTGAAAGAGCTCTTATCAATTGCAGAACGGGATAAAAGTGGACACGAAAACCATGTAACAGAGGTGGTGTCGGCTACGCTTGTATCTGAATCTACACCACATGCGAATGGGATATCAAGTGAAACTTGTACAGATCAGAGTAATTTGAGTGATCAATCCCAATTACACAGTGAATCAACCATTTCCTCTGAGGTTCATAGCAAGTCTAATGATAACATATGCAATGGAGAAGTTGATAAGGCCAGAGGAAAGAAGAAGCTTGATAGCCAAATGAATGGAAACCATGATAGCTTCAGTGAATCACCCATTACATCTGAGGTTCAGAGCAAGTCCAATGAGATCAGATGCAATGGTATAGGTGGTAAAgccagagggaagaagaagtttGATAGCCAGATGAATGAAAATCATGATATTGAGGGAAAATTGAGTAATGACTCTGAAGCATGTAATGACTTAAGTGATAGATGCAACAAGTTGCCTATGATTTGTAGTAAATCAAGTGATTTAGCTGAAACTCCCCCCACACCGCCCAAGTTAAGTAATAAATCTGACATACGTGACGAGTCCAAGAGAAATAAAAAGTTCTGCTTTACTAGAGTTTCAAAGACCAAGTCGATAAGTGTGGATTTTCGACTGTCAAGGGGTATAGCGGAG GTTAATGAAGGGAAATATCCTCATGCCATATCTATATTTGACCAG ATATTGAAAGAGGATCCTAATTATCCAGAGGCACTAATAGGAAGAGGAACAGCATATGCTTTCCAACGAGAACTTATGGCTGCAATAGCTGATTTTACAAAG GCCATGGAAACAAATCCATCAGCTGCTGAGGCATGGAAACGGAGAGGGCAGGCACGAGCTGCCCTTGGAGAATTTACCGAG GCCATTGAAGATTTGTCGAAGGCATTAGAGTTTGAACCAAATTCGGCAGATATTCTTCATGAAAGGG GTATTGCCAATTTCAAGTTCAAGGATTTCTATACTGCTGTTGAAGACCTATCTGCCTGCGTGAAACTTGATAAGGATAACACATCTGCATACACATATTTG ggtttggcATTATCTTCTATTGGTGAATATAAAAGAGCTGAGGAGGCACATTTAAAAGCAATTCAGCTGGATCGGAATTTCCTTGAGGCATGGGTGCAGTTAACCCAG TTCTATCAAGATATGGCAAACCCAAACAAGGCTTTCGAGTGTCTTCAGCAAGCTCTACAAATTGATGGGAG GTTTGCCAAAGCATATCATTTGCGAGGTCTACTGCTGCATGGTATGGGAGAACATAG TAAAGCTATTAAAGAGTTGTCAACTGGGTTGAGTATTGAGAGTGCAAATATTGAGTGTCTGTATTTGCGGGCATCCTGCTACCATGCAATAGGAGAATATAAACCAGCG GTCAAGGACTATGATGCCGTGCTGGATTTGGAACTAGACTCAAGGGAGAAGTTTGTGCTGCAATGCCTGGCTTTTTATCAG AAAGAGATTGCTCTGTACACGGCATCAAAACTCAACAGTGAGTTTGTCTGGTTTGATATTGATGGAGATATTGATTCTCTTTTCAAG GAGTACTGGTGCAAAAGATTGCACCCCAAGAATGTTTGCGAAAAGGTTTACCGGCAACCCCCCTTGCGTGAATCTTTAAAGAAGAGCAAGCTTAAAAAGCTAGATTTTTCAGTCACAAAGCAGAGTACTACTCTTCTGCAAGCTGCTGATTGCATTGGGAAGAAAATCCAATATGATTGCCCTGGTTTCTTACCAAATAGGCGACAG CATCGTATGGCAGGATTGGCTGCTATTGAAGTTGCACAGAAGGTTTCAAAAGCGTGGCGTTCCTTTCAAGCGGAATGGAAATACTCAATTAAAAGCACATCCAAGAATGGCAAGAGACCGAGGAGAAGGGAAAGAATCAATTTGCCAAGCCAGAATAGAGGTGGTGCTGGGTGTAGCACTAGCACCTCCTCAGACTCAACTTCATATGGCATTACGCAGTCAAAATCAACTGGCCGTTTTATGATGTCATGGCATGATGTTTATTCAGTGGCTGTCAAATGGCGGCAGATTTCTGAACCTTGTGATCCTGTTGTGTGGATTAACAAGCTAAG TGAAGAGTTTAATGCTGGATTTGGGTCTCATACACCAATTATCCTTGGACAAGCAAAAGTTGTTCGCTATTTCCCAAATTTTGAAAG GACATTTGATGTTGCAAAGACAATCatgaaggaaagaaaatatgtgcaTAACAAGTTAGATGGCCTGATTGATCTATCTGGGAAATTGCAAGAT GTTATGCATGCAAAATCCTGCGCTGATCTGTACAGGGCTGTTGGTGAGGACTTCTGGTTGGCGACTTGGTGCAATAGTACTGCCTTTGAGGG GAAGTATCTTGAAGGGACGAGGATTACCCTCGTAAAATT GCCGGAGCAGGGATATGACTTTGCAATCAGAACACCTTGTACACCTTCTAGATGGGATGAATTTGATGCAGAAATGGCAATGGCATGGGAA GATATATGCAATGCTTATTGCGGTGAAAATTATGGGTCTACTGACTTCAATGTGCTTGAAAAAGTGAGAGATGCAATTTTAAGGATGACATATTACTG GTACAATTTTATGCCCCTTTCAAGAGGATCCGCAGCTGCTGGGTTCGTGGTTATGCTTGGACTACTACTTGCTGCTAATATGGAGTTCACAGGAGCTATCCCTCAAGGTTTACAGGTGGACTGGGAAGCCATTTTGAACGTTGATCCAAACAGTTTCGTGGATTCGATCAAGAGTTGGTTATATCCATCTCTCAAGGTAACATCATCCTTGAAAGATTATCCGGATGTGGGATCGACTCTTCAAACAACAGGTTCAGTTGTTGCTGCTCTAAGCACTTATAATGATTGA
- the LOC112187518 gene encoding putative pentatricopeptide repeat-containing protein At1g69350, mitochondrial, which translates to MTLYMPLFRSCTTLRTLTQLHAHLLVSGLHRDPQASTKLIESYSQLGSLHSSTQLFQTFPNQDPFMWGVLIKCFMWNRRFHEAISLYQEMLQCSVGMSRFIFPSVLRACSGCGELSAGRKVHGRIVKCGFDSDAVVETALLGLYGELGRLDDARKVFVEMHVRDAVSWSSVILCCVENGEVSEGLEMFRGMVMGGGVVPDSVTMLSVAEACGKLGWRRGARSVHGYVVRREFRKDESLDTSLITMYSKCGDLQSPERIFRIVAHRHTASWTAMISCYNQAGSFSQALDVFVKMQESGVEPNAVTLMCILMSCVGLGLLKEGKSVHGLVIRKAVDPDLDSLGSALLELYAEIGGLSYCLKILNMIGVRNVVPWNTIISVYCQKGLLREALLLFVQMQAQGLMPDSFGMSSALAACGKMGLLEIGHQIHGHIVKRGYLDEFVLNSLIDMYSKCGFVDSAYIIFDEMKHPGIITWNSMISGFSRSGNSVMAISLFDRIYLNRLEIDEVTILSVIQACSELGYLEKGKWVHHKLITYGVRKDLYIDTALTDMYAKCGDLQSAQGVFDTMVERSVVSWSVMIAGYGIHGKICAAVSLFSQMLETGIEPNEVTFMNILSACSHAGAVEEGRLYFRSMRDFGIEPNAEHFACMVDLLSRAGDLNGAYDIIKSIPFSVDASIWGALLNGCRIHQRMDVIKSIEKDLLYIKTDDTGYYTLFSNIYAEGGNWEEFGNVRLMMKGIGLRKVPGYSVIEIDKRVYRFGAGDTPLPQMKEVYGFLENFQCLTHGIGIT; encoded by the coding sequence ATGACCCTGTACATGCCCTTATTCAGGTCATGCACAACCCTACGAACACTGACCCAACTCCACGCCCATCTCCTAGTCTCAGGTCTCCACAGAGACCCACAAGCCTCCACCAAGCTCATCGAGTCCTACTCCCAACTGGGTTCCCTCCACTCCTCAACCCAGCTCTTTCAAACCTTCCCTAACCAAGACCCTTTCATGTGGGGCGTCCTCATCAAATGCTTCATGTGGAACCGCCGCTTCCACGAAGCCATCTCACTCTaccaagaaatgctgcaatgcTCGGTGGGCATGAGTAGGTTTATATTCCCTTCTGTTTTGAGAGCCTGTTCGGGCTGCGGTGAGCTCAGTGCGGGTAGGAAGGTCCATGGGAGGATAGTGAAATGTGGGTTCGACTCGGATGCTGTGGTCGAGACCGCATTGCTGGGTTTGTATGGGGAGCTGGGGCGTTTGGATGATGCAAGGAAGGTGTTTGTTGAAATGCATGTGAGAGACGCCGTGTCGTGGAGTTCGGTTATCTTGTGTTGCGTCGAGAATGGAGAGGTGAGTGAAGGGTTGGAGATGTTCCGTGGGATGGTGATGGGAGGAGGTGTTGTACCGGATTCGGTCACAATGCTCAGTGTAGCTGAGGCTTGTGGGAAGTTGGGGTGGCGGAGAGGAGCTAGGTCAGTGCATGGTTATGTTGTTAGAAGGGAGTTTAGAAAGGACGAGTCTTTGGATACTTCTCTGATTACAATGTACAGCAAGTGTGGCGACTTGCAGAGTCCGGAAAGGATTTTTCGTATTGTTGCTCATCGCCACACTGCATCTTGGACCGCGATGATTTCCTGCTACAATCAAGCTGGTTCTTTCTCACAAGCACTAGATGTTTTTGTTAAGATGCAGGAGTCTGGAGTGGAGCCGAATGCTGTGACGTTGATGTGCATTCTAATGTCTTGTGTTGGGTTAGGCTTGCTCAAAGAAGGGAAGTCTGTTCATGGACTTGTTATTAGAAAGGCTGTAGACCCTGACCTTGATTCTTTGGGGTCAGCATTGTTAGAGTTATATGCTGAAATTGGGGGACTAAGCTATTGTCTGAAAATTCTTAATATGATTGGAGTCAGAAATGTTGTTCCGTGGAATACAATTATTTCAGTTTATTGTCAGAAAGGTCTGCTGAGAGAGGCATTGCTACTCTTTGTGCAGATGCAGGCCCAAGGACTAATGCCAGATTCATTCGGCATGTCAAGTGCTCTCGCTGCTTGTGGAAAGATGGGTTTATTAGAGATTGGGCATCAGATACATGGTCATATAGTCAAACGAGGCTATTTGGATGAGTTTGTGTTGAACTCACTAATTGATATGTACTCAAAATGTGGGTTTGTAGATTCAGCATACATAATATTTGACGAGATGAAACATCCTGGTATCATAACATGGAATTCTATGATCTCGGGATTTTCTCGTAGTGGTAACTCTGTCATGGCTATCAGTCTTTTTGACCGAATTTATCTGAACCGTCTTGAGATTGATGAAGTCACCATTTTAAGTGTTATTCAAGCTTGCTCTGAATTAGGTTATTTAGAAaagggaaaatgggttcaccacaAGCTCATAACCTATGGTGTGAGGAAAGACCTCTATATTGATACAGCTCTAACTGACATGTATGCTAAGTGTGGTGACCTTCAGTCAGCTCAAGGTGTATTTGATACGATGGTAGAAAGAAGCGTTGTGTCTTGGAGTGTCATGATCGCTGGGTATGGAATACATGGCAAGATATGTGCTGCCGTATCACTCTTTAGTCAAATGTTAGAAACTGGAATCGAACCAAATGAGGTTACATTCATGAATATTCTTTCAGCTTGTAGTCATGCAGGTGCTGTTGAAGAAGGGAGGTTATATTTTAGATCAATGAGGGATTTCGGCATTGAGCCCAATGCAGAACATTTTGCATGTATGGTTGACCTTCTCAGTCGAGCCGGTGATCTGAATGGAGCCTATGATATCATTAAATCAATACCATTCTCTGTTGATGCCAGCATATGGGGCGCCCTGCTCAATGGATGTCGAATCCACCAGAGGATGGACGTGATTAAAAGCATCGAAAAAGACCTTTTATATATTAAGACAGATGACACTGGCTACTACACCTTATTTTCTAACATATATGCTGAAGGAGGGAACTGGGAGGAATTTGGGAATGTGAGATTAATGATGAAAGGTATTGGTCTGAGGAAGGTCCCTGGATACAGTGTAATTGAGATTGATAAGCGAGTGTATAGATTCGGAGCTGGAGATACTCCTCTTCCTCAAATGAAGGAGGTTTATGGGTTTTTGGAAAACTTTCAGTGTCTAACTCATGGAATAGGGATAACATAG
- the LOC112189955 gene encoding lysine-rich arabinogalactan protein 18, with amino-acid sequence MDRSTALTFAFICIIVAGVGGQAPASAPTKSTATPASAPTKSPATPAPTTSPSAAPSKPKSPAPVATPASAPTAAPPTPVAAAPTPVATPPAKSPPTAAPTPAVTPVSAPPATPPAKSPPTAAPTPTAVPVAPVSPPSIAPAAPAPTSETPSASPGPATVSPPAPPPETPGMSPEASSPGPSGAAADESGAEKVHYMVGSIALGWGVIMALWF; translated from the exons ATGGATCGCAGCACCGCCTTAACGTTCGCCTTCATCTGCATTATCGTCGCCGGCGTCGGAGGTCAAGCTCCGGCTTCCGCACCCACTAAATCTACCGCCACTCCAGCTTCCGCACCGACTAAATCTCCCGCCACTCCCGCCCCCACCACATCACCATCCGCCGCTCCTTCAAAGCCCAAGTCCCCAGCTCCCGTCGCCACACCGGCCTCAGCTCCGACCGCCGCTCCACCTACCCCCGTCGCCGCCGCTCCAACTCCGGTAGCCACGCCTCCCGCGAAATCTCCGCCGACTGCTGCACCTACACCGGCCGTAACTCCGGTCAGCGCACCCCCCGCCACTCCTCCCGCCAAATCTCCACCGACCGCTGCTCCCACACCAACCGCCGTCCCCGTAGCACCGGTTTCTCCTCCCTCCATCGCACCTGCTGCTCCGGCTCCAACATCCGAGACTCCTTCAGCTTCTCCCGGTCCAGCGACTGTCAGTCCACCCGCACCGCCACCTGAGACCCCCGGAATGAGCCCTGAAGCCTCATCTCCCGGTCCTTCCGGCGCCGCAGCCGATGAG AGTGGAGCAGAGAAGGTGCATTACATGGTTGGATCGATTGCATTGGGATGGGGTGTGATCATGGCATTGTGGTTctag